A region of the Megalops cyprinoides isolate fMegCyp1 chromosome 21, fMegCyp1.pri, whole genome shotgun sequence genome:
ACAGCTGTAGTTGCAACATAGGGGTTATGAATGTAAGGGTAAATATCCTAATGGGGGAGTGGCCAACAGTCATGGGAGGGTCACATATCTGAGTGGCAGTGACAATGTCCAATGGGAGGAAAGGCATCTGCAGCAGGTGGGCCCGGTGAGACGaggctcctgtgtgtgtgtgttgcagggaggggggacatACAGCCCCAGCTGGACAGCGCCATGCAGGACGTGAGTGACATGtacctgctgctggaggagacgGAGAAGCAGGCTGTGAGGAAGGCCCTCATCGAGGAGAGGGCACGCTTCTGCGCCTTCGTCTCCATGCTGAGGCCTGTCGTGGTGAGACACAGCGAACGCTCAAAGCGAGTGATTTCATTCCCCCTGCCCTTTGGTTCCACATGGCAGGAATGGACGAGAGTCCGCTGAGAGATCCACTCAGTAAGAGTGGGCAGTAATGTTTTATATCAACCCAAGGCAAGATACAGCTTTTGTGATATAGCTTTATGCACAAGCAGTGTTGTCTTGttacatttgacaaaaatattaaaagtatgGAAAAACATATCTCAGGTAAGTGCTATATGTGTGGCTGCAATGTTATTTTGGTACCTGTGTCACCTGTCCATCACTTCTGATCTGTTGGTCGTAATGTCGTGTTgctttctctctgccctccaGGATGAGGAGATCTCTATGCTAGGGGAAATCACCCATCTACAGACCATTTCAGATGACCTGAAGGCCCTGACCATGGACCCACACAAGCTGCCCCCCACCAGCGAGCAGGTCAGTGGCTAGACTGCAGTTGCTTCATCTTCTCATAACCAGTGTAGTCACCTGGTGTGTAAGCAAAGGGTGTTAAAGAGTACGTGTTTACCTCTACTTGAGGAAAGGTGTCCCTTTTCCTCCTTAAGTGCCTCCTGGGATCTGTTTTCGCCTTTTAAAAAAACCCTGTATACTTTGAATGAACGTGTTCGTTTTTGCATTTTCCCAGGTTATTTTGGACTTAAAAAGTTCAGACTGCAACTGGTCCTACCAGACTCCCCCATCCTCGCCCAGCACCACTATGTCCAGGAAGTCTAGTATGTGCAGGTAGGTATGAAAGGCTAGCTGCAGAAACACTCCCTCAGCCAATCCCACCAGGGGAATTACCTCATCTTGGTTCCTTATGCCACCTAGTGGTAGAGAGTAGATGTTACTTTGTGGGATTTGTCAGTAGTAGTGTTTTGATCATTTTCCTGCACCTGACAAGTTGTgctaaaattattattaattgttcACTCTGTGATAGGAGTGGAAGTATTTCAAGGCCGTGTGCTTATGGTAAATAGGCAAATGACAAGGCACACCCCTGACCCATCGAACACTATATAGGGAATGTCAGTTATTCCTCAAAATGTATGCTGACAAAATAAAGAGAATTTTTTATTAGGACAATTTGTTGCAGTGGCAGATACCTCAAAAAGACAATCCATGGTTTGGAGAAACTGTGGTGGTTACAACAATTCTCTCTCTAgctttgaaaaaaggaaatgaggaaaaaaaaaacttgaaatagAATGTGTAACAACAGTACATAGACTTGGGAATTATTCTGTACAGTGACGCACTGATTGCTGATGCTTCAGTCTGTGTCGCTTGATTTTCATTACGGTACTTCAAATCACATTGGAATTGATAGTTTAATTTGACTGTCACTGAGGTTATAATGCAGTGTTCTCTGTGAAAAGCATGCTGTTTGTCCTTTAACCCTGCATACATATGCTGTTTTCGTCACACTGTTCACTGAACTGCTCTGTTTTTAAAAGGGTCCACGCTCCCTCagatgcattttctgtgttttttttttctttttgttgctgtgCTAAAGAGACTGGAACATCTTTAACAATGTCCTTTTCTGCCAAAGCACCCTGTAATAAAAGCACATTCTGCTGTGTGAACACAGTGTACACTTTGCCTGAAGCTGTACTGAGCATGAGGAATGTGCAAGTtataaattatttgaatttatttttgaattggtcatgttgtttttgtgttgccGTTTCTGAAATTTAAGCTTGGATGCTATATCCCAGCGACTGTGTAATTTTCAGCTCACAcataacattctcacaatgttGCTGCAACCCAACTTtgctgcacagctgcagaaacCTTGTGGGAGCTTTATGGGTTTTGAAGTGCTAATGACAGATAACAAACCTCTGCCAGATCATCAGCTCAGTTGACACCAACTCTTCAAAGTACAAGAAAATACAAGGGATATCTGCATAATTACAGACACTAGAAGAAAGAACTGACTGGTGCCAAGTCAGTAGGCAGGCTCTCAGTCGATTATTTAAATGCATAGATTATTTTCTGATTGTTTGACAAGTTTGACCGAATATGGCAATCCATGCCAAAAGCAGTCTTAAATTTGACCTATTTGTCCATCTCTCCCATCGAGTTAACAGATGCTACAAATAAAATCCATTCAGACATTTCACTATTTCACCTGACAGTCTGGAAGGTATATTGAAGGTAAACTGTCTGGAAGGGAGTAATATCCAGACATGTCCTCTGAGAGAAACCTTTCATAATACAGCAGTTTCGTTTTTAATCCCTCTCCTTTCATAACACCGTAAAAAGTGCTTTTGCACATCCTCAGTCTCTCAGTCGTGATAGAGGCAGTCTTACTATATTAGGTACCTGAGTATTGGAAATAGTGTACCATACCAAAAACAATCTGAGTCGAGAGTCCTCATCACACCTCGTTGTCTTGCAGTCCTTTAATTCAAATCAgttgaatcatttaaaaaaaaaaatttgatgaTCTCTTATGCATCATATATGTTCCCTAAGTGGTGTTAATTTTTACTGGAAACTTTTGGTCCTGTGTTAATTTCTCTGcatgatgtttttatttgtcgTGATTGATTTCTGactgcactgccacccccctgcctgctgcactgcagtgttGAGTGTTAACTgttcctcccccccaccccccacccccccgcccccgcccttGTCTCTAACAGCAGTCTGAACAGCGTAAACAGTAGCGACTCCCGGTCCAGCGGGTcgcacactcactctccctcctcacacTATCGCTACCGCAGCTCCGCCCTGCCTCTGCAGGCCCCCGCCCGCCTCTCCAGCGTCTCCTCCCACGACTCCGGCTTCATCTCGCAGGACGCCTTCCAGTCCAAGTCCCCCTCACCCATGCCCCCCGAGACCATCCCGCAGGTAAGGGGCGGGGGCAGTCCCCGAGACCACAGGGCACAGGTAGTGCCAGGGTAATAATGGGAGCCCAGGTttatggttttttgttttttttttttttaatcaaaatacaaTATCAGAATGGTACACGTACATATTTAAAGACACACATAAAGTGCCAAGTCAGTAGGCAGGCTCTAAGTCcagtctgatactgttgctcatttgacTTTtatggatacacttatgttctgttgtcctagaagttgctctggataaaagcgtctactaaatccatgtaatgtattgtaatgcatAAAGTATATGCTCAAAGAACACCTAGTTTGTCACACTGTTTGGGTAATGTTAACACCATGGTCAGATTAAAAAGGCTGCAGCAGAGTGAAGCCATGCTGTGTTGGTGGAGACATGGCTGTCCTACTTATATTCCATTTTAGCATGAAACAACTGCAACTTTAAATTGTGCACAAATACATATTGTATATCAGATATGCATGTATTGACACCTTTTGAGTTTGACTCTCTTGTTTTCACTTATGGAGCTCAAATTCTTTTCAGATGGCTTGGTCAGACAGCTCATCTGAAATAGCTTCCTGTTAGTGAGTGGGTGTTAAAATCCTAGTGTCCCTGTTAGTGGGGGTGACGGTGTGGCATTAGCCTGCCCTCCAGACAATGGTTTCCTCATTTATCTTGCTATCTTCCCACTGTGGGAAGTGTTGCCCTATTTCAGTTTAGTCTGCTGTGTCATAAATTAGATAATCATGATTTACCGTCTGGGCACTGCTTACCTTTGATAAAGATTACTTAAAATTTGTAGGGTTTGGATTGAACCCTTTCCTTAGTGAATCTGAGTATCTGAGCATTTGATTAGTGCCAGGGCAATAGCATGGTCTCAAAGGTTCCGAGAAGAAAACTACTGCACTGTACAGGAGCACATGGTGACTATGGAGGGAATGAGGAATTCTGTTAGTGagtttcctgctctctctgtaaaGCTGTTCATTAATAACTTAACACTGAGCTGATCCACAGTGGAAATGGTCATATCTCAGGTGCCTATTAACACATAAGGTGCACACCCTTCCTACATGCAAACCGTGTTTATCCTGCCTCAGAGTGTAAACTAGCTGTGCATTGGGAGCCTTTGGAGTCTTGCTTTTAGTTGTAGTCCTTTGGCAAAATCCATAACTTCTCACATCTTTTGTGctcttttgtctgtctctctcggGACTAACTCTCTCTTAACTCTGAACAACCTGCCTTACTACTGTGCTACACCCTGCTCCTCTTCCtactctcccttcctctttcctgtTGCTTTCTGTGTGGCCGCATATCttgtgatttctgtgtgtgtgtgtgtgtacgtgactggtctgtgtgtttgtgtgactgcactctttgtgtgtgtgtgtgtgtgtgtgtgtgtgtgtgtgtgtgtgtttgttgcacACGCGTGACtatgctgtctgtgtttgctaCTGTGTGCGCTTGCGCTGCAGACCccctccagctctgcctcctcGGACGCCTCTGAGACCTGCCAGTCAGTGAGCGAGTGCAGCTCCCCCACCTCTGTTGGCTCTGGCACCACCATGGCTGGGGCCTTGGCCTCTGCTGACAAGGTGAACGCTCCctacatcccccccccccccccccacccccccagcaaCCCTGTGCAGTGCCCCCAAAGTGCTCCATCACATGTTGTgcatcaaataaaaatgcaggcaGCATGTGCATTCCTCCTTTGTGCATtccatatacacatatttaagATAGGGAGGGCAGGTGGTCATTTCAAACGGTCTTCATTGGTTGTGTTATCAATACAAATGAGATTTTATTTCCTTATGTACCATTCATTTTGGTTTACCCTGGGTATGTCCTTATATACACTTTTGAGTTGCAATCCAgccattgtcattgttttttgttgctgtatggataatccattttttttttacatttgtgtttgtgtttttgtgtctgtctacACGCATTTAGTTGTCAAATGGTTATGATCATTATGGACCCGCTGATCCACCCTACCTGGCTGGAATAGGCTCTGCAGAGCATTTTTCCTATTTCCCTCCCccgtcctcttcctcttcctcctcacccTCGCGGGCGTGGGCCCGGTCTGGCTCCGCCCTGCTTGCCGATTACCCACTGTATTGCACCCTGGAGCCAGGCATGATCCCCTCTTCCAAAGTCCCCAGCTGGAAGGTTTGTTCATTCCTCATCACACACTTCTCCTCCTCGTCTTCCATTCTGATGTGGCATCTTTATGTGTACTTCTCCTTCACATTTCAACCTTTGCATTCCAAAAGCCACATTCAAACAAATCTTTTTAAAACTAGCGGACGTCAATATGCCTGTTTCTTTGGTTTTTCAGCCAGTACTGTACTCCATTTTATCAAGGTTACTCAGGTCAAGGATCCAGTTTGTCAGTTTGCTAGAGAATCATTCTCTAAGAGTTACACAAGCTTTAGTGAGcattaaatatacaaaaaaaaagacatatcaTTGAATGGAATTTTCACACAGCACCgtgaagaaaatatttcattctggTTCAGAGAATATCGACCAAGAATGAATTTGGAACCATGTTCCATGTTTTGAATAGCTGTCTGTTGAATCAGGAGTTCAGTGTGGGGTGTGTGATCGTAATGTATCAGCTTGGAAAGAGTGGTGGTGTTCTTCAGAAATGGGCAGGTCTGACAGTGATTTCCTCTGCAGGACTGGGCCAAGCCAGGGCCCTACGACCAGCCTATGGTGAACACCCTGAGGAGAAACAAGGAGAAGCGAGAGCCAGCGGACCCTGGCACCCCCCCAGTCACACAGAGTGGGGGAGGCACCTCGCCAGGGGAGGACCCCCAGAGGGCCAGGAGCTTGACTGTGTCCTCCACGCCCAAGGTGAGCAGAAAATGTTAACtcgtggtagggcttgaataatgttgtgctcacacttaatggtctgggggtgttgttagcctgatctgacactgttgctcattcagcttgaatggatacatttctgtgcttttgtgctggatgtcactctgaataagagcatcttctaaaagaatgtaatataaaacactcattcacatgcaaacatgaGTGTGTACTGGCTAATGCTAACACAGTAAGGGAGAACACactctttcattttgtgttcatgtgGGGGTCATGCATAATGAGCTGTAGGCCATGTAGCTCAATGTCAAAAAAAGCCACCTTAGGATTTATCAACTATTTATCAACACCACTACTACGGGCAGCATACGTATTACAAGAGCTCTGAATTTGGAGCACTTGCAGGGTATGGTGTATCTGGCCAACAGAGCAGATTGCAGTGTCATGCTGctctgtgcgtgtttgtgcttgcaggcagaggagatggaggCCCATGAGGAGCTGGCTCTGGCTCTTGCCCGGGGGCTGCAGCTGGACACGCAGCGCTCCAGCCGGGACTCcctgcagtgctccagcgggtACAGCACCCAGAccaccaccccctgctgctccGAGGACACCATCCCCTCCCAAGGTACCATGTGCGGGCCAAACAGACCTAAAAATGGGCAAGGGCAAAGGTGGGAGTAGGACGAGAGCTATAGTTTGCTCATTTTAAGGTTCTAGGCGTGAATTGACTGTATTTaatgtgcagctgtgtttgaaaTATTACTGGTGTAAGTAGATGCCTTTCTGTTAATGTTCAGTACTAAGTAGGTCAGCCTAGGAAGGTCTGTTGCTCTGGGTCTGCTGGTTTTTATCCTATCATAAATTTTAGTCGTTGGATGGAATTTGGATCAGATTTCATACTGCTTGGTGTTGCAGATGCTCCATGAGCAGAACTGTCAGTCCCCGGAATGAAATGTTGGCATTAGTATGTTGGATGATAACCATTTTATCAAGAATTGCAGCGTTTCCTAATTTGTCTGCTTGTTGCAGTGTCCGACTATGACTATTTCTCAGTTGGCGGGGACCAGGAAGTGGAACAGCAGGACTTCGATAAGTCCTCCACCATCCCGCGTAACAGTGACATCAGTCAGTCCTACCGCAAGATGTTCCAGACCAAGCGGCCAGCCTCCACAGCCGGCATACCCTCCACCACAGGGCCGGTCATCGTCACCCCGGGTGTGGCCACCATCCGCCGCACGCCCTCCACCAAGCCCGCCATGcgccggggggcggggggcagcgGGCCCATCCCCATCAAGACGCCCGTCATCCCGGTGAAGACGCCCACCGTTCCGGAGCTGCCAGCCAGCTTCCCCGGCGGGCTGGGCGGCGGGGTCGAAGAGAGCGAGGAGCCGCTGAGCCCGGAGGACGGGGGTCCGGAGGGGGGCGAGGCCTGCGCGGACCCGCCCCAGCCCCCACCTCAGCCTGAGGCTGCTGAGTGTGAGAGCGGGACCCTTCCGGAGGACATGgactctctccccctgcagggagaggacaTGCTCCTGACCATCCGCCGTGGGGTCAAGCTGAAGAAGACTCTGACCAACGACCGGTCTGCACCACGTGTCCTATGAAGCCACAGATCCCAGCATCCGGGCAGAGGATCACACCACGCTCAAACCTAAGTTCACAGCCAACAGGGCTGTCTCCATTCCAGTTCCTGTGGGGTGCAAAAAGAACTgtcgtttttttgttttttttttttcttgcgcTGAGGTGGAGGGGGGAATGCAGTGTTGTGGGGAAGGTGGAGGGGAGCAGCTGGTTGACAGTTTTCAAGATAATGAAAAGTTGATTGCTTTTTTTGGTTGAAatctgtacatctgtacatACGAACATATTGtagcattttcagtttcagctgttATGTTGTTCCCCTTACTTCCTCATTCCCTCTTCCAGATTCGGACACAAAGGTGCCAAACGCTTTGAAGCGTTGAAACGTGTTGGAAATGAgtattttacaagatggatCTTCCTGGAAGCATTGATATTTACGAAAGTTTGGTTTTAAATTCAGAGACTAAAGCCTAAACTCCTTGGGGGTATGGACTGATCAAATGATTTCTCTTTGTTTCACCTTCAATTTTCCAAGATTATTACAAAGGCAAGCTCAAGTAGCTCTAGTGCTCAGTATTAGAAGGGTACTCATTTCAAAGAGTGGATGCCTCCATCAGTAAATGGTAAGCAATATGAATTGGTtgcacatttaatttgaatgtgcCCTTCCAGAAAACAATTGTGCCACAACATTGtaagataaatataaatgtagaaATTCATGTGGGTCCTAAAGCTAACCCCCCTGAAAGGGGAGAAAGGAATCTAAAGGCATGTAAAGCAATGtttaaaagacataaaaatgcCATATTGGATTATGGCATTTTATACTGAGTGTTTtatagatttttcttttttgtcctaTAAACAATGGATCCATAGTACCTGCTGCAGCAGTACTTCAAGTTAATATAAATCCCTCATGTTGGAAAATGTATCTGTTCCTTCTTGTGAAGAGGATATCTAATTtatgaaagattaaaaacaatttatatGTGTAGACAAATATATTCACAAGCAATCACAGTAGTTGTTTAAAATTCAACTGTAACCAAAATTTGGTTTCGATCGAAGCACTGATACGGAGCCGTctataaaactgtaaatatttaatgggACTGAAAATCCAGGGGCTTAATTTATTCTCTTTACAGCTGTCCATGTTGTACTCTTCACATAAATGAATCGGCTTTTTTCATGCATGTGCTGTGAGATTATATTAAGTTAATAGACTTTGCATTTTGAGGTATTCCGTTATGATGTACAGAGAAGCTCGCCTAAGCTTCCTGCCTTGTTGCTTTTACTTTATTATGTATTAGCAGAGGGCACTTTTTAACCTTGCTGACTGAAAGACTCGGAGAGGGCCCATCTTTGCCTGGTCCGTGAAAGTGAGCTGGTGACAATGGTGGCCATTTTGCCAGTCCGTAGCAGTGAGATTTATGAATTAATTCAGCGTTAATTTCACTTTGTCTGTAAACTTTGCTGATTCTCAAACAATCTGTGCATACTGATCCAGGGATGTAGAAGCAGGAGCCTGCTGAGCTGATTGAGCCCAATCATTGCCAccaggcatacacacacacaaccactcacaGTTGCATCGTGTTTGACTGTTAATTTATGGCAAGCTCTCTTAACTGTGAAGCTCTACTGCTGCCGCTACTCAGGAGACTACTGAGTGGCTCAAGACAAACCAGGAGATAACTCCTGATGCATTACCCCACTCACGCACTAttgtctctgtgactgtgaaCTTACCATAGCTTTACTGCCGGAGCCACACAGCATGCCCACAGTAATGCGCTGTAGGCTCTCCAATGCTCTGGTCATAGATCAGATTCGCACACGTTTTGCAGGGAGTTTTGTTCCCCATTAAGTCAGTAGCGCTGTAATTATCGTTCAAAGAGCATTTGGATCCTCTGCTTCACTTCATGTTGTGTTCTTCACTTGCTCCCCCTAGTGGAATTACACTCCATTGGTACCGGCACTGAACTTAAAAGTGGacgtttctgtttttgtgttgaagcCACAATGTAATATAACCAAGTAGGTCAGTAGAACTCTACATTTTTAACCACTATTCAACTCACATGCCCCTTTTGACCAATATTAATGGGAAAAAATTACCAttagcatttgtttattttgctagTACAGAGTAGTAGCAATAATGCCATAATTCCTGCACCTAGTTCAATTCATAATTCATGCTTAGAGTAAACATTTCagatattgtaaaaaaaaaaatcttgaattAGACAATCGATATACGAGTAGACCACTAAGGTAGTGAGTTGCTTGTATGCCAAGCAATCCAGTTACATTGTGAAACCACTGGTGGAGAGTTGCTATAAAAATGGGTGAGCACTTAGCTGTGGGGGGGACACAAGCATTGAAGTATTCATGGGAACCAATTTAAACGCTTGAGCATTTCAAATGTCCTTACTGCATTACTGCTTCAATGACTCTGTGGTCATTTTAAGTCTGCAGGAATCTAGGTTTGGAAATTACCATGTTGTCAA
Encoded here:
- the LOC118796273 gene encoding protein MTSS 1-like isoform X4; the encoded protein is MEAVIEKECSALGGLFQTVISDMKSSYPVWEDFISKAGKLQSQLRTTLVAAAAFLDAFQKVADLATSTRGGTRDIGSALTRMCMRHRSIEAKLRQFSVAFADCLINPLQEQMEEWKRAANTLDKDHAKEYKKARQEIKKKSSDTLKLQKKAKKGRGDIQPQLDSAMQDVSDMYLLLEETEKQAVRKALIEERARFCAFVSMLRPVVDEEISMLGEITHLQTISDDLKALTMDPHKLPPTSEQVILDLKSSDCNWSYQTPPSSPSTTMSRKSSMCSSALPLQAPARLSSVSSHDSGFISQDAFQSKSPSPMPPETIPQTPSSSASSDASETCQSVSECSSPTSVGSGTTMAGALASADKLSNGYDHYGPADPPYLAGIGSAEHFSYFPPPSSSSSSSPSRAWARSGSALLADYPLYCTLEPGMIPSSKVPSWKDWAKPGPYDQPMVNTLRRNKEKREPADPGTPPVTQSGGGTSPGEDPQRARSLTVSSTPKAEEMEAHEELALALARGLQLDTQRSSRDSLQCSSGYSTQTTTPCCSEDTIPSQVSDYDYFSVGGDQEVEQQDFDKSSTIPRNSDISQSYRKMFQTKRPASTAGIPSTTGPVIVTPGVATIRRTPSTKPAMRRGAGGSGPIPIKTPVIPVKTPTVPELPASFPGGLGGGVEESEEPLSPEDGGPEGGEACADPPQPPPQPEAAECESGTLPEDMDSLPLQGEDMLLTIRRGVKLKKTLTNDRSAPRVL